From the Musa acuminata AAA Group cultivar baxijiao chromosome BXJ1-2, Cavendish_Baxijiao_AAA, whole genome shotgun sequence genome, one window contains:
- the LOC135613103 gene encoding protein VACUOLELESS GAMETOPHYTES-like, protein MHPSSSAYGGLIHDYHHHHDLMREYDEMLFRCYGCLEAGFGHRYTCVEQCGHVLHMDCANPKATLAHPFFPDCVFLFLVSGEKDCRCDACGAGIDGYVYHCFDNGKNLHPCCANLKHRLPVETEEGTMTLVLRHKSSSECYKCGKKHLIKGANSWMYVSESEEHHFHVSCVKNNMLEILDDFILGGKGAAPNLESNEIRALDKGLHKLSVARRKDSGKKGKFAKLKKIVKIAITVVMAAVFGDPTALVAAVIANLVMH, encoded by the coding sequence ATGCATCCGTCAAGCTCGGCTTACGGTGGGTTGATTCATGATTACCACCACCATCACGACCTGATGCGAGAGTACGACGAAATGCTTTTCCGGTGTTATGGGTGCCTGGAGGCAGGGTTCGGTCATCGATACACTTGCGTCGAGCAATGTGGACATGTTCTACACATGGACTGTGCAAATCCTAAGGCCACCCTCGCCCATCCTTTCTTTCCTGACTGCGTCTTCCTTTTTCTGGTTTCTGGCGAGAAGGATTGCCGTTGTGATGCGTGCGGAGCAGGCATCGACGGCTACGTCTACCATTGCTTTGACAACGGGAAGAACTTGCACCCCTGCTGCGCCAACCTGAAGCACCGCCTACCTGTGGAAACGGAGGAAGGAACCATGACACTGGTTCTCCGTCACAAGTCCTCCTCCGAGTGCTACAAGTGCGGCAAGAAGCATCTGATTAAAGGTGCAAACAGCTGGATGTACGTTTCAGAGAGCGAGGAGCACCACTTCCATGTGTCCTGTGTGAAGAACAACATGCTAGAAATTCTGGATGACTTCATCCTTGGTGGCAAAGGAGCTGCACCAAATCTTGAGTCTAACGAGATCCGAGCACTGGATAAGGGGCTGCACAAGCTTTCGGTTGCTCGTAGAAAGGATAGCGGAAAGAAGGGAAAGTTTGCGAAGCTCAAGAAGATCGTGAAGATTGCTATCACTGTCGTCATGGCCGCTGTCTTTGGAGACCCGACCGCATTAGTTGCAGCTGTCATTGCAAACCTTGTCATGCATTGA
- the LOC135607675 gene encoding KIN17-like protein: MGKNEFLTPKAIANRIKAKGLQKLRWYCQMCQKQCRDENGFKCHCLSESHQRQMQVFGQNPTRIVEGYSEEFERTFLDLVRRSHRFSRVAATVVYNEYIADRHHVHMNSTRWATLTEFVKHLGRAGFCKVEDTPKGWFITYIDRDSETVFKNRLKAKRLRADLVDEERQERTIALQIERATSLLSSSSSDPLPSDTPEAAADPNPSAPIKSEPGGKIAFSLQPATTSSSKSNVAGESTSKIPKLGFDEGEQERSERKDKKNDKSAPSGGGGGLSALDELIREEEKAKERSNRKDYWLCEGIVVKVMSKTLADKGYYKQKGSVKRVIDKYVGEIEMLESKHVLRVDQEELETVIPQIGGLVRIVNGAYRGSNARLLSVDTERYCAKVQIEKGVYDGRILQAVEYEDICKIMQ, translated from the coding sequence ATGGGGAAGAACGAGTTCTTGACGCCGAAGGCGATCGCGAACCGGATCAAGGCGAAGGGGCTTCAGAAGCTGCGATGGTATTGCCAGATGTGCCAGAAGCAGTGCCGCGACGAGAATGGGTTCAAGTGCCACTGCCTCAGCGAGAGCCACCAGCGCCAGATGCAGGTCTTTGGGCAGAACCCTACCCGCATCGTCGAGGGCTATTCCGAGGAATTCGAGCGCACCTTCCTCGATCTCGTCCGTCGCTCCCACCGCTTCTCCCGCGTCGCCGCCACCGTCGTCTACAACGAGTACATCGCCGACCGCCACCACGTCCACATGAACTCCACCCGATGGGCCACCCTCACCGAGTTCGTCAAGCACCTCGGCCGCGCCGGCTTCTGCAAGGTCGAGGACACCCCTAAGGGCTGGTTCATCACCTACATCGACCGCGACTCGGAGACCGTCTTTAAGAACCGCCTCAAGGCCAAGCGCCTCCGCGCCGACCTTGTTGACGAGGAGCGCCAGGAGCGCACCATCGCCCTCCAGATCGAGCGCGCTACCTccctcctctcttcctcctcctccgatcCCCTTCCCTCCGATACCCCTGAAGCCGCTGCAGATCCTAACCCTAGTGCCCCTATTAAATCCGAGCCTGGTGGCAAAATCGCATTTTCGCTTCAGCCTGCGACGACGTCCTCCTCAAAATCGAATGTTGCCGGCGAATCCACCTCCAAGATCCCAAAATTAGGATTTGACGAGGGAGAACAGGAGCGTTCCGAGAGGAAAGACAAAAAGAACGACAAATCTGCTCCTTCTGGTGGAGGTGGTGGGTTGTCGGCACTTGACGAGCTCATAAGAGAAGAGGAAAAGGCAAAAGAGAGGAGCAACAGGAAGGACTACTGGCTCTGTGAAGGGATTGTGGTGAAAGTGATGAGCAAGACCCTAGCGGATAAGGGTTATTATAAGCAGAAGGGGTCCGTGAAACGAGTCATCGATAAGTATGTGGGGGAGATCGAGATGTTGGAGAGCAAGCATGTGCTCAGAGTTGATCAGGAGGAGCTGGAGACAGTGATACCTCAGATTGGAGGGCTTGTAAGGATTGTGAATGGGGCTTATCGAGGATCAAATGCAAGGCTCTTATCAGTGGATACAGAGAGATATTGTGCAAAGGTTCAGATTGAGAAAGGGGTGTATGATGGGAGGATACTTCAAGCTGTCGAATACGAGGATATATGCAAGATTATGCAATGA
- the LOC103976232 gene encoding epsin-3-like: MATLSSGEVKKQSFLKSKIWAARILLTNVTHAELLAKEATRSKPWPPQDTGTLHDISEATFDIDDFFRVVDVLHDRFEKFNEKQWKKGYKALILLEYLLTHGPLSFADELESDKEVIQKMCNFHCYDEMGHNWGSMMKKKSERVLQLMEKGPFQKEERDRLRQTTRRIQGFGNSSSDCPLPGRAEEASEVKHPKED; the protein is encoded by the exons ATGGCGACTCTTTCCTCCGGTGAGGTCAAGAAGCAGAGCTTCCTCAAATCAAAAATCTGGGCCGCAAGAATACTCCTCACCAATGTCACTCATGCAGAACT GCTGGCCAAAGAAGCAACGAGAAGCAAGCCATGGCCGCCGCAGGACACGGGGACGCTGCATGACATTTCAGAAGCTACTTTCGACATCGATGATTTCTTCAGAGTCGTGGACGTTCTGCACGACAG GTTCGAGAAATTTAATGAGAAGCAATGGAAGAAAGGCTACAAGGCTCTGATACTGCTGGAATACCTTCTGACGCATGGGCCACTGAGCTTTGCAGATGAGTTAGAGAGCGATAAGGAAGTGATACAGAAGATGTGCAACTTCCATTGCTATGATGAAATGGG GCATAATTGGGGGTcgatgatgaagaagaaatcaGAGAGGGTGCTGCAGCTGATGGAGAAGGGACCATTCCAGAAAGAAGAGCGCGACCGGCTCCGACAGACTACTCGGAGGATTCAAGGCTTTGGTAACTCCAGTTCCGATTGTCCACTCCCCGGCAGGGCTGAAGAGGCCTCAGAAGTGAAGCACCCAAAAGAGGATTAG
- the LOC135607678 gene encoding epsin-3-like translates to MANSFFHEFKRQTSRFLRSNIKTARLVLTDVTLAELLAEEATRTKPWPPRDTRALRVISRAAFEVDDFWRVAEVLHKRFKRFDRKRWRKAYKAMILLEHLLTHGPLSFADELQSDKDVIQRMCIFQYVDERGHNWGLTVKKKAERVLKLLEKGPFLEEERDRLRKATRGIEGFDSFNFSWPLTITVEEATQNHRRSIHRQQDDAGTEERPSKEDSDDRLLQIENGGCSVGMKVHPAEELIPLLSCEEGRMIHVLSHQLF, encoded by the exons ATGGCCAACTCTTTCTTCCATGAGTTCAAGCGGCAGACCTCTCGCTTCCTCAGATCGAACATCAAGACAGCAAGATTAGTCCTCACCGATGTCACTCTCGCAGAGCT GCTGGCCGAGGAAGCAACAAGAACCAAGCCATGGCCGCCGCGGGACACGAGGGCGCTGCGTGTCATTTCACGGGCTGCTTTCGAGGTCGATGATTTCTGGAGGGTTGCGGAGGTTCTGCACAAGAG GTTCAAGAGATTTGATAGGAAGCGATGGAGGAAAGCATACAAGGCTATGATACTTCTCGAACATCTGCTGACTCATGGGCCACTGAGCTTCGCGGACGAGTTGCAGAGCGATAAGGACGTCATACAGCGGATGTGCATCTTCCAGTACGTCGATGAAAGGGG GCACAATTGGGGATTGACTGTGAAGAAGAAAGCAGAGAGGGTACTGAAGCTACTAGAGAAAGGACCATTCCTGGAAGAAGAGCGCGATCGGCTTCGGAAGGCAACTCGGGGGATCGAAGGTTTTGATAGCTTCAATTTCAGTTGGCCACTCACCATTACTGTTGAAGAGGCCACACAAAACCACAGGAGAAGTATTCACAGACAACAAGATGATGCTGGAACAGAGGAGAGGCCCTCAAAAGAAGATTCAGATGACAGGCTATTGCAGATTGAGAATGGTGGATGCAGTGTCGGCATGAAGGTCCATCCAGCCGAGGAATTAATACCTCTTTTGTCCTGCGAAGAAGGGAGAATGATCCATGTGTTGAGTCACCAATTGTTTTGA